AATGATTCCCGTTTACCTTATCTTCTCTAATTTAGGTTGGGTAAATACCTTTTTACCTTTAATCGTCCCTGCATTCTTTGGAAACGCCTTCTTTATATTCTTATTAAGACAGTTCTTTAAAGCCATTCCAAAGGAACTGGAAGAATCCGCAATCATTGATGGCTGCTCGACATTTGGAGTGTTTTGGCGAATTGTCGTTCCGCTATCTAAGCCCGCTTTAATAACTGTTGGGATTCTATCATTTATGGGGAGCTTGGAATGATTTTCTTACTCCTTTAATCTATCTAAATGATACAAGCAAATATACTCTTGCCTTAGGTATTCAACTATTTAATGGCCAACTAAACATGCAATGGGGTCCTATGATGGCTGCTAGTACGATGGTAATATTGCCGCTTGTTCTTATCTTTTTCTTTGCACAAAAGCATTTTATTGAAGGAATTGCTTTATCAGGTATAAAAGGATAAAAAATTAGGGGGAGATTTTATGAAGAGAAAATGGCTAATGGGTCTAGCAGGGACAATGCTAATTACCGGTTTGGTTGGATGTGGAAGTGAATCCGATGGGGATGCCTCCGATAATAAATCCGTTACGTTAAGAATGCTTGCATGGGGGAATGGGCCTGCAGAGCTTGAAGGCGACAAAGAAATTTTAGATGTGTTTGAGGAGGAGAATCCTGGAATAAAGGTTGAACTAATCCATGTACCTTACGATAACGTGAACGAGAAATTTGTAACCATGTCTGCGGGTGGAGACAAGCCTGATGTGACTTGGGTTCGAGATACAGCCTTGCAAAGC
The nucleotide sequence above comes from Alkalicoccobacillus plakortidis. Encoded proteins:
- a CDS encoding carbohydrate ABC transporter permease — protein: MNTIIVTGFTVLGTIVSSSIVGYAFARIKGRGRNFWFVILLSTMMLPPQVTMIPVYLIFSNLGWVNTFLPLIVPAFFGNAFFIFLLRQFFKAIPKELEESAIIDGCSTFGVFWRIVVPLSKPALITVGILSFMGSLE